The region TCCTGGTATTGAGGACTGGGGCCAGGGGTGCTGTGCAGCCCCCCACGGCACCCAGGGCGCCCCTGCAGAGAGCGATCTGGCCCCATGTCTGTGTCCGCAGAGCCCATGGGAGGGACCTGCTTTACACACTGACTTTGGTGAGCTCTGGGTCCAGGTCCTTCCTGCAATGCCCCCGGTGCTCCAGTGGTCCCCCCGCCCCTACGAGGGGCCATTTCACAGCCCTGAACCTTGGCCCCTGCTATTCTGCTGCTCATCACTGCCTCCCCACTCTACGCAGACCCTTCAGCTCCCACAACGACACCCTCTTCCTCCAGGAGGCCGGCCCACCTTTCCGCAGTCTAGCTTCCTCCCCGACCAGCCTCAGATCTCCCCAGGGTCTTCAATCAACAAACTCCAGGGGCATCTatggagcacctgctctgtgccaagaaattctgcctccccccctcccccccccggctCCCAAGGACAGAACCTGGCACACAGTCAGTGCTCCATACATGTACAGAGTGCTTTCCCTCTTTTTGCACCTGGCAAACtcccattcattcagcaaagatTTCCTGAGCATCTGCTGAGTACCAAGtactggggacacagcagggaaCAAAACGCCCAAAATAACCTGCCTTCATAGCCCTTACAGTTCCAAGTTGGGAAGATGCATggtaaacaataaaaataagtaaaatacatatcAGAGGAGGTAAGTGCCAAAGAAGTAAAGCAAAGTAAGGGATAGGAGAGGGGGTCTCACATGAGGTAACATTTAAACAGAGACGAGTAGAATGAGGGAAACAGCCTCCTGGAGATCTGACAGATgagtgtttcaggcagagggcacagactgtgcaaaggccctggggtaggacCCTGCCTGGCAAGTTGGACGAACGGCCAGGAGGCCCATGTGACTGGAGCAGAGTAAGGCACCAGGGGAGGAGGACCCGacagggaggggatggggcaggTCCTGCAGGGTCTTGTGGGCCTTGGGGAGGACCTGGACTTTTACCCCAGGGAGGTGGGAGCCCTGGAGTGCTGCGGGCAAAGGACGGCAGGACCTGACTTCATTATGACAACCTCTCATCCCGGAGGCCTTCCCCACCTGCCTGGGCAAAGCCCCTGTTCAGCCTCCCAGCTCCCGGCCCCCCATCGGTCCCGCCGCAGCCCTGATCCGTCAGGCCGGTCCTGTCCAGTTCCTCCTCCAACCCCGGCAGCCAGGGGGGCTTCTCAGAGGCTGGggtcagagaggagggaggcTTACAGCGCAGGAGCATCGCCCGTGTGAGGGGCAGTCACTTCCCTgccttggggggggtggggggtggggctgggatcGGCGAGTCCTGGCCCATCATTCTACCCCCATTCCAAGTCCCCCAGAGACCTCCAAGGAACACCAGGATGGGCAAGCAAAGCTCTCTACTGCACAGGCTCCTCCCACACTGCAACGGACCCACCCAGGAGGGACGATTATGTCCCTTTTTACTGACGGGATTACCAAGGCAGAGAGACAAGACGCTCAGAGGGACCCAGGCACAGTGCCCTACGCTGCACACAGATGCACTGCCTCACGCCGCCGCCCGGACAGGAACAGACGACAATCGTCGGGGGAGGGGGTCCTGGGCCCCCCAGATCCCGCGCGTTCCCTTCCCACGCCCCATCCCCAGCAGGGCTGGGTGCTTCCGCCCTCAGCAGCGCGGTTCTGGCGCCCCCTTGTGGACGGGACGAGGATCTGGACCCAGAAGCCGGGTCTTGGGGGGAAGGGCCCCCAACCACCTGCGCCCCAATCCCCGCCGTCCAGCCCCTTCCCGCAGCGGGAAAGGGGGCGATAGCAGGAGCTTCTTCTGCGGGGTGAAGGTTCAGCCTGTTGTGGGGGCTCAGATGCGGTAAGGGCTCAGGTGGGATGGGGGTTCAACCAGGGGTCGGGAATTCAGCCACGGTTGAGGGGTTCAGTCAGGGTTAGGGGTCAGTCAGGGCTAAGGGGCTCAaccaggggtggggggcctcGGCCGGGGTAGGGGGTCAGTCAGGGCTGGGGGGCTCAGCCGGTGTGGGGGGTAAGCCCGGGTCGGGGTGGGCAGCAGTCTGGCCCTCGATCTCAAGGTAAGCCTCCGTGTTTTTCAGACATTGGCCCCTGAAGTGTTGCAGTTCTTGGCTTTGGGGGGCCGTCCCAACACTGCAGGCTGTTTGCCATCCCTGGGCCCCCAACTCAATGCCCTAAAAGGGGGGGCAGGCTTGTGACAGCCACAAAACTCCCCCCACAATTTCCAGACGCCCCTAGGGGAGAAGTCTCGCCCCGCGGAAAGGGAGGAGTCACACAGCCccgcccttctcccctccccccccccccccccccgcgaccGCAGCGCCGCCCCATGCCCGGACCCTCCGGACCCTCCGGACCCCCCATCCGAACCCACGGACCAGAGGCAGAGGACGCGGGGGCGCCAGAGGCGCAGTCTGAACACGCACACTGTGCCCTTCTAGAtcccccaggcctggggagggggcggtgctCGCATGCACTGGGCCCCAGCCACACCGTTTCAGCATAACAAAAAGCTGACATTTATTAGACACCGTTTGGGTTCCGGGGGTTCTGTGCTCGGGATTTTTGTGgacagtatttcatttaatcctcatgacaacttAGAAAGGATCAAGTTACTGTCCTCCCCCTTTTACAGGACAAGACActtaggcacagagaggttaagttacaTGCTTAGGGCCACACAGCATGGACGCTTGGAGTTCAAGCCTTCTCTGCAGCCGCCCGCAGGAGTGCAGCACGGTCAGAGGGGGTGAGGACGCCGTCTCCTCCCACCCTCAGCACCCGCACCCAGGCACAGCTAGCAGACAGTGACTAGAAAACCAGCGCGCGGTCGGAGGGCCCTTGGCTCCCAGGAAACGGCCACGTGCTGCCCGCCCCCCGAAGTTCAGGCCCAGgagcaacaaaacaaaagcaagacaGCCCGAGGGCTGGACCTGCTCTGGGGCCCGGAAAACactgcagggcctttgcacggCTTGCCCCCACCAGATCTCTTCCGGGCTcaaagggggagggggtgcttGGGAAGGGGGTGCAAAAATGCCCAGGTAAACGCAAAGGGGGTTACTTGGGGTAGGGCCTGAGCGCTCCTCTTTCAGGGACACTTCACCTGAACCCCACATGGAATAATTTTGCTGGCCCCAGGACCAGGTCTTTGCTTGTAGGGTGCAGAGCAGGCATTGGGCGTCCCCGGGAGgcctgcctggaggaggcaggtgggACGACTTCATTCAGAGGAGCTCGCCACTCTTTCGTGGTCTGGAGGCCCCTCTTTCTCATCCAGCTCCAGCCCCCCATTgccctctgtttctttctcctcctctcccatggtcacctcttccttctctttcttgctgTGGAGACAAGAAGTGTCCAGAAAACCTCACTTAATAAGGAGTTACAGTGTCCAGGCCTCTTGCGACCCCCCCAGAACCTCTGAGTGCTGCATTCTCGTCGTTCCCATTGTGCGGGAGCCGtgctgaggctcagacaggttgGGACACCTGCCCTGTTTGAACAAGAAGGAAGTGCGGGGAGCTCACGCGGGAGCTACGGGAGCCCGCACCCACCTCCTCACATCTGGCCTTCCCGGCTTCCCGGGGGAACTGTGTGCGAGGGAACAGGCGGCCAGGTGGGGAGATGGATCGATTGATGGGCGGCTCGGCGAACGAGCGGATGGACGGCCGGATGAACAGGTGGACATGCGGGCGCGGTGGGGGCAAGGTGGACAGAGGCGCAGACAGCGGGATGGacggacggagggagggagggctaaGTGCGTGGGGCTTGAGGGGAGGTGACAAGGCCGTTAGGGATCCCACCTGAAACGCACCTGAGTGCTGGGGTCTCGGGAAACCACCTCGTTTTTCACGTAGGGAGTCAGGAGGGaagtcagtgaggtcataggaggCCCCACTGGGTCTGAATCAAAGAATTGccccctggccctgcctcctccaaggctcggagaggagagggaaggggaggggctctGAGCCCCAGCGGGTTAGCAGGGGAGGGACTCACACAGGAGGGGGGCCCACCTGTCGCGGGACTGGCTGCACCAGACGGCGTAGACCATGATGAGGACGAAGATGAGGAAGAGGGCGGCCAGCACGGCCCCAAGCCCCACCAGCCACAGCTTCCTCTGGGCCGCTGCGGGCAGGGTGCGGCGGGGTCAGCGGCTGGGCCGCCAGCTGGGggctcccttcccacctcctctccctcccgAGGCCTTACAGGGTTGGGCCTGAACCGGCCGCGGGACCAGACACGCCAGAAGGGAGACTGGGCCAGCAGTCATCCGGAATCTGTCCATCCTTGTCCGTCTGTCCTGGCCTCTTTCCGGCGGGGCCTGGGGTGCCACCCCATTAGAGGAGGAAGTGGCCCGCCCCGGACACCCCAGGGCAGGGTGTGGCCAGGGCCACAggaagtgggggggtggggcccCCCTTCCCTGGATTCTGGGTATGCCGGGGAGGGGTCCGGCGTCCCAAGCATCCCAGCACCCTGTCTCCCAGAGGTCCACCCTGGCCTCCTCACTCCCCACAGCCAGAGCCATGGGAGAGGCTCGGGAAAGGTGGGGAACGcgtttcctgagcacctactatgcgtCAGGCCTTGCCATGGTTCTTAAGCCCCAGCGCCTGCTTCAAGCCTCCTAACTCTTGTCCTCAGGTTGCAGATGAGGGGCTACCTCCCCGGGGGCCGCACAGCATTCCAGAGGGACGCCATTCTCCCAGCTAGGAACCACAGCCAGGAACGGACACCTGGCGCTCCAACCCTCTCCCATCCTAGGACATTAACCTCCAAATCTGACCTTAGCCAGAGCCTACAAACTCCCTCATCGTTCGGGCAGCCTGGGCTTCATCCCAGCTCTGACAAGAGCAACCCTCGACACCTGGCCAGTGGCATCTTTCTCTTGACGCCTCAGTATTTTCAGCTGGAAAATGGGACTAACTGCGTACTAATGGAGACTGAGGATTAAGATGCTGGGCGCTCCCTGGGAGCATCTATGAGGGCATGTAGTaccttgattttatttgtttatgttttttccaCCCCCCTGGTGGACTACCCTGGAAGTGTTCTAGCAGCCTTGGGGGTTACATCCTACACCCAACAACCCCAGCGACCTGCCCCAGAACCCAGCCCGAATGCCAGCTTTTATCAAGGTCCTTATTAAGAAATGGTTAATATCCAGGGCAAGGTCCAGGGCCCGGAAAAAGTGAGGTGAAAGGAGTGGCTGGAAACTGGGAGGAGAAAGTGCTTGTCCCTTCCCAGGGGGGCGCCGAGCCCCGGGGCACACGGCCTCCCTGGACACAGTTCCCGGGAATGGAGTCATGTGAGCCCAGACCAGGGGTGGGGTAGCAAGGATTTCCCAGGATACGGCACTCTCGGGGCTCAAAGTCCAAGGCTCAGGGCAGCAAAATCAAGATTGCAGGGAGAGGGCTGAGTGTGCCCAGGGCATCTGGGCACGGTGCAGCCTGCTCTACCACACCTGCACAGGCAGTGACCCCAACCCCAAAAGCTGCCTCCCCcagggggaaactgagtcccaagaGACAACAGGAGCCCTTCTGAAGGGCTCTTATCAATTTAATGCAGGTCTCGAAAAGGCAGCCCCTGCCCCAAGTTGGTCCCCAGGCTGAGTGGGatgggacggggggggggggggggcggggcggggcggaggtTCTGGCCAACAGATatcagggagagggaaaagaaatcaGGCGGTGGGTAGAAGTAGGTGGAGCCATGAGATGGTGAGGGCTGGGGGGTTTCTCCACAACCAAGAATGCGCTCCTAGTGCAAGAAGAATCACTAGGCAGTCAAGTCAGGAAGGAGGGTGCATAAAGCCCACGGACGCAGCACACAGAGCACACTTGCCCCACTCCCTGTGGGGCGGGGCAAGTCCACACCTCTTCGTGCGGTATTCTCAGCTCTGCACGGAGTTATTATGGTGGCTTCACGTCCAGATCATCGCTTACACGATGTGAAAGGGGCATCTCTGGGCGGCTGCCTGGAGGAAGTCGGTGTCGAGTCTTCACATGGCTGTGTTCATGACTTTCCCTTTACCTCTggactcctctttctcctccagctccagccccaagtttctctctccttcttcctcagcCTTCTTGCCCTTCTTGCCCTTTAtgtccccttccctcttcctcttgccTTCTTCACTGTAGGGATACAAA is a window of Zalophus californianus isolate mZalCal1 chromosome 1, mZalCal1.pri.v2, whole genome shotgun sequence DNA encoding:
- the LOC113916497 gene encoding small integral membrane protein 24-like; protein product: MDRFRMTAGPVSLLACLVPRPVQAQPSAQRKLWLVGLGAVLAALFLIFVLIMVYAVWCSQSRDSKKEKEEVTMGEEEKETEGNGGLELDEKEGPPDHERVASSSE